The DNA region ATGACCCCGGTGTTAGCCGACGCAGGGCGTAAGGTCAGGGTGACTTTCTTGCCGGTATGCAAACCGACGCCAGTCGCCTGAACAATACGTTTTAATGTCCTTTGTTTGATCATCGCATTATCTCGCAGTATCACCTTTCCGACCGCCAGTATACTTTACCAGCGGGCAGACACTTTAGCACAAAGAGCGGAGAATCCCAATTATCGGGTTAATCCTAATCGGCCTGCTTACGTAAAAAGGCCGGAATATCAAGATAATCAGGCTCTTTGTTCGACTGTGCAGGCTGCTCGTTAACCACTTTAGCCGCCGGTTTCTGCTCCTGCGGCAGCGGTGACATACCGTGCTGCTGATAGCGATGATCCATCACTGGCTGGCTGGCTGGCTTGTTGGTCACCAGCGTGATTTCAGGACGCTTGTCCATGCCGATACCGGTTGCCACCACGGTGACGCGCAGTTCGTCATTCATTTCCGGATCCAGTGAGGTACCGATCACGACGGTCGCGTTATCAGACGCGAAGGCGCGGATGGTGTTACCCACGGTTTCGAACTCATCCAGACGCAGGTCGAAGCCCGCCGTGATGTTGACCAGCACGCCGCGCGCGCCAGAGAGATCGATATCTTCCAGCAGTGGGCTTGAGATCGCCATTTCAGCCGCTTCTTCCGCACGATCTTCACCGCACGCAACGCCGGAACCCATCATCGCATAGCCCATTTCGGACATCACGGTGCGCACGTCAGCAAAGTCGACGTTCATCAGGCCCGGACGGGTGATCAGCTCGGCGATACCCTGGACAGCGCCTTTCAGCACGTCGTTCGCCGCACC from Pantoea deleyi includes:
- the ftsZ gene encoding cell division protein FtsZ, with product MFEPMELTNDAVIKVIGVGGGGGNAVEHMVRERIEGVEFFAVNTDAQALRKTAVGQTIQIGNNITKGLGAGANPEVGRNSAEEDREALRSALEGADMVFIAAGMGGGTGTGAAPVVAEVAKDLGILTVAVVTKPFNFEGKKRMAFAEQGIAELSKHVDSLITIPNDKLLKVLGRGISLLDAFGAANDVLKGAVQGIAELITRPGLMNVDFADVRTVMSEMGYAMMGSGVACGEDRAEEAAEMAISSPLLEDIDLSGARGVLVNITAGFDLRLDEFETVGNTIRAFASDNATVVIGTSLDPEMNDELRVTVVATGIGMDKRPEITLVTNKPASQPVMDHRYQQHGMSPLPQEQKPAAKVVNEQPAQSNKEPDYLDIPAFLRKQAD